The genomic DNA AGTCCGCTCGGATCCGCTGCAGCAATCCCCATGCTGACCGTGATGCTTATTGAAGCGGCATCGGTCTGAACAACTCCGTCGATCCGTTCCTTGAGCCGCCTGCCGATCCGCACCGCAGTTTCGAGATCGGTGTCTGGGAGGAACACGGCAAACTCCTCTCCTCCGTAGCGACATGGTGTGTCCGAGCGCCGCATCGCCTCGCTGATCCTCCCTGCCACCTCGAGAAGCACCTGGTCTCCCGAGGTGTGCCCGTACAGGTCATTGACCCTCTTGAAGTGATCGATATCGATCATGACCAGGGCAATGCACTCGAAGGCCGCCCGTTCCTCGGCTACCGCGAAAAAATGCCTCCGGTTGTAAAGGTTCGTCAGCGGGTCGAGCTTAGATATCTCTTCCGCCTCATGACGTGCCCGCTCCACCTCATTCAGGGCTATCGCCAGCTCTTCCCCTTTCTGCTGAATCAACCGTCTTTGCAGAAAGTCAAGCCGCATGTACCTTTCGATGGAATAGGCGGCGGACATGCCGGCAATATTGAAAGCCAGAAAGAAGAAGGTATTGTTGATGAGCACCGCCTGGGGAAGGACCCCCCGGACAAGACAGATGATCTCGTACATGATAAATATGCCCCAGCAAAGGATGGTAGCCCCGATGAAGCGCAGCCTTGTAAAGGTATAGAAGAACATCAGGCAAAGGAGCAGCCCCACGTAATAAAGATAATTCCCGAAGAGGTAGGAACAGGCCAACATCACTATAATTCCCGCCGCCGCGACTGCCCCGTACATGAACAGCACGGGCTGCATCACCTTCGGAAAATGTCTCGAATAGGTAAAGATATAGGATGCGAAAAGTAGGGGGCACACCAGACAGAAGCGGATGAACCATGCACCTTCCTTGAACTCGGGGATGATCTTTGGATCGAGAAATCCGAATACCGCATAGAGCACGCAGCCCAGCATCAAGCTGGCCCGCACCTGCGTAAGGTTCCCCGCAAAATAGTCGGCACGGAACTCCTCTTCGCGTTTCCGGTCCCTGAATTTAAGAGTTAGCTTGTTCATGTCCACTCAACGGAAAGATTGCACCACTTACAATTCATATCGTTCATATTTTCAGAATCTGTACATCGATCAAATCTAACTCAAGACGAAAGC from Geobacter sp. DSM 9736 includes the following:
- a CDS encoding GGDEF domain-containing protein; amino-acid sequence: MNKLTLKFRDRKREEEFRADYFAGNLTQVRASLMLGCVLYAVFGFLDPKIIPEFKEGAWFIRFCLVCPLLFASYIFTYSRHFPKVMQPVLFMYGAVAAAGIIVMLACSYLFGNYLYYVGLLLCLMFFYTFTRLRFIGATILCWGIFIMYEIICLVRGVLPQAVLINNTFFFLAFNIAGMSAAYSIERYMRLDFLQRRLIQQKGEELAIALNEVERARHEAEEISKLDPLTNLYNRRHFFAVAEERAAFECIALVMIDIDHFKRVNDLYGHTSGDQVLLEVAGRISEAMRRSDTPCRYGGEEFAVFLPDTDLETAVRIGRRLKERIDGVVQTDAASISITVSMGIAAADPSGLVSVDELIERADRVLYRAKKTGRDRICVWDDDEEQRGPAEC